The Faecalibacter sp. LW9 genome has a segment encoding these proteins:
- a CDS encoding TetR/AcrR family transcriptional regulator, protein MQEFTDRQIEIMEAATNRISKFGIQNLTIKTLAEDIGLSEPALYRHFKSKNEILLSLLSYFKSEMKNRIQSLPFKPNDTEGDKLRAIFNSQLQTFTNKPAIVSVIFAESIFHYDEGLSYKVSEIMDLMHQYVNKNIEKGQKDGTYNKLIGASTLTTIILGGMRMTVLKWKISGHKSNLMKDGTAVLEGILKMIEKK, encoded by the coding sequence ATGCAAGAATTTACAGACAGACAAATTGAGATAATGGAAGCGGCAACAAACAGGATTTCAAAATTTGGAATTCAGAATCTGACCATTAAAACACTTGCCGAAGACATTGGTTTATCTGAACCCGCATTATATCGACATTTCAAAAGTAAAAATGAAATTTTGTTGAGCTTATTGTCGTATTTCAAAAGCGAAATGAAAAACCGCATTCAGTCTCTTCCCTTCAAACCAAACGATACGGAAGGTGATAAATTGAGAGCCATTTTCAATTCACAACTACAAACATTTACCAATAAACCAGCGATTGTCAGTGTGATTTTTGCAGAAAGTATTTTTCATTATGATGAAGGATTAAGTTATAAGGTTTCCGAGATAATGGACTTAATGCATCAATACGTCAATAAGAACATCGAAAAAGGGCAAAAAGACGGAACATACAACAAATTAATAGGTGCATCTACGCTTACCACCATTATACTTGGAGGAATGAGAATGACGGTTTTGAAATGGAAAATTTCGGGGCATAAGTCTAACCTAATGAAAGACGGCACAGCAGTTTTAGAGGGAATTTTAAAAATGATAGAAAAGAAATAA
- a CDS encoding cytochrome b/b6 domain-containing protein gives MKSQQKFTIFHRLLHWIMAFAMPVLFITGFLRMYWMNKNHIAGIIESKTSAIPKEQMTEIAKSIREPMWQWHEVFAHIMIFSLLARIIYMLVKGIRFPNPFKSNQPLKERLQGFTYVYFYLFVFISAVTGICIEKGFFPQWKEDIETVHKWGIYWFPIFILLHFVGVVIAELSNKKGIASKMIGGD, from the coding sequence ATGAAATCCCAACAAAAATTTACAATTTTTCATCGTTTACTGCATTGGATAATGGCATTTGCAATGCCTGTGCTATTTATCACTGGTTTTCTTCGTATGTATTGGATGAATAAAAACCATATAGCAGGAATTATTGAAAGTAAAACATCGGCAATACCCAAAGAGCAGATGACGGAAATCGCTAAAAGCATTCGTGAACCAATGTGGCAGTGGCACGAAGTATTTGCCCACATTATGATATTTTCATTGCTTGCAAGAATAATTTATATGTTGGTAAAAGGTATTCGCTTTCCTAACCCATTTAAAAGCAATCAACCACTTAAAGAACGGTTACAGGGTTTTACTTATGTGTATTTTTATCTTTTTGTATTCATTTCTGCCGTTACGGGTATTTGTATTGAAAAAGGATTTTTTCCGCAATGGAAAGAAGATATTGAAACTGTCCACAAATGGGGCATTTATTGGTTTCCGATTTTTATTCTTTTGCATTTTGTGGGAGTTGTAATCGCTGAATTATCCAATAAAAAAGGGATTGCTTCAAAAATGATTGGTGGAGATTAA